A single region of the Chryseobacterium sp. 6424 genome encodes:
- a CDS encoding DUF1015 domain-containing protein, translating to MPTFKPFRGVRPSEDYVDVFPTHPLDNFSQEEINKKAQLESSYIQMIKPYVVSKSKDIDRNLRKIRTNFEELLGDKKLVQDNSSYYLYEQVLPNKSVYRGLLGLVSVDDFWNGKIKKHESTLTHKKEKLAYYLEKVNIQAEPVLLTYMANPKVELLMNHEEKNVPILNYVDDSKVRHKVWKIDNRLKMQQFKEVLEQIDSFYIADGHHRIGSTALNAKNQQAKNKKHTGTEHYNYVFSFIVSNQSIKIHDYNRLLDDLSGLSEEEFLSRIEENFLIHKKGESPYYPSQKFHISMYLGGEFYSLHVKHDLRKKMSEMNDLDHFLLEEFIFKDILGIEDPKTTDKITYIKGDSSVKGIIEMKEKIDSGSHKVGFGIYPVSFNDLRKVSDKNIKMPPKCTYIEPKLVTALIMYDMKQ from the coding sequence ATGCCAACCTTTAAGCCGTTCCGTGGAGTAAGACCCAGCGAAGATTATGTTGACGTATTCCCTACTCACCCGCTGGATAATTTTTCACAGGAAGAAATTAATAAAAAAGCCCAACTGGAATCCTCTTACATACAAATGATTAAACCGTATGTAGTAAGCAAATCAAAAGATATAGACCGCAACCTGCGCAAGATCCGTACAAATTTCGAGGAATTGCTGGGTGACAAAAAACTGGTACAGGACAACTCTTCCTATTACCTCTATGAGCAGGTTTTGCCTAACAAATCTGTGTACCGCGGACTGCTAGGTCTTGTAAGCGTGGATGATTTCTGGAATGGGAAAATCAAAAAACACGAATCTACACTTACCCACAAAAAAGAAAAACTTGCATATTATCTGGAAAAAGTTAACATCCAGGCAGAACCGGTATTGCTAACTTACATGGCCAATCCAAAAGTGGAACTGCTGATGAACCATGAAGAGAAAAATGTACCTATACTGAATTACGTGGATGACAGCAAAGTACGCCACAAAGTCTGGAAGATTGATAACCGCCTGAAAATGCAACAGTTCAAGGAAGTTTTGGAGCAGATTGACTCCTTCTACATCGCTGATGGACATCACAGGATTGGCTCTACCGCATTGAATGCCAAAAACCAACAGGCAAAAAACAAAAAACATACAGGGACCGAACATTATAACTACGTGTTCAGTTTCATCGTATCAAACCAATCCATTAAAATACACGATTATAACAGGTTGTTGGATGATCTTAGTGGCCTTTCGGAAGAAGAATTTCTGTCGCGTATTGAAGAGAACTTCTTGATTCATAAAAAAGGTGAATCTCCTTACTATCCTTCGCAGAAATTCCATATCTCCATGTATTTAGGGGGCGAATTTTACTCTTTACACGTAAAACACGACCTCAGGAAAAAGATGAGCGAAATGAATGACCTCGACCATTTTCTGCTGGAGGAGTTTATTTTTAAAGACATTCTGGGTATAGAAGATCCTAAAACTACCGATAAAATCACCTACATCAAAGGAGACTCCAGTGTGAAAGGAATTATTGAAATGAAAGAAAAAATAGATTCAGGCTCACATAAAGTTGGTTTCGGCATTTATCCGGTGAGTTTCAATGATTTACGAAAAGTTTCTGATAAAAATATTAAGATGCCTCCGAAGTGCACTTACATTGAGCCTAAACTGGTAACCGCCCTCATCATGTACGATATGAAACAATAA
- the serC gene encoding 3-phosphoserine/phosphohydroxythreonine transaminase gives MNKIHNFSAGPCILPQEVYEKSAEAVLNFNGSELSLLEISHRSKDFVAVMDEARAIVKRLMKLGDEYEVLYLGGGASLQFLMVPFNLLKADGGKAAYLDTGTWAAGAIKEAKYLGDVDVVGSSKKDNYAYIPTDYIVGSGYDYFHCTSNNTIYGTQMKEFPEVDTLMACDMSSDIFSRKIDFSKFDLIYAGAQKNMGPAGVTLVVVKKSILGKTGRTIPSYLNYQLHIEKESMLNTPPVFPVYASLLTLQQLEKNGGIAAAEQRNIAKAQLLYDEIDRNPYFETFCRNEDRSLMNVSFKITDESRKSAFDEAWKAAGISGLNGHRSLGGYRASLYNAMPIESVQVLVDVMKNFA, from the coding sequence ATGAATAAAATTCATAATTTCAGTGCAGGGCCCTGCATTTTGCCGCAGGAAGTGTATGAAAAATCAGCGGAAGCTGTTTTAAATTTTAACGGAAGCGAGCTTTCATTACTCGAGATTTCCCATCGCAGCAAAGATTTTGTTGCGGTGATGGATGAAGCGCGTGCCATCGTAAAAAGGCTGATGAAGCTCGGCGATGAGTATGAAGTGCTTTACTTGGGCGGTGGCGCCAGCCTTCAGTTCCTGATGGTCCCCTTCAACCTGTTGAAAGCCGATGGTGGAAAAGCCGCGTATCTGGATACGGGTACTTGGGCCGCCGGTGCAATCAAAGAAGCCAAATATCTCGGGGATGTCGATGTAGTTGGTTCCTCAAAGAAAGACAACTACGCTTACATCCCCACAGATTATATCGTAGGCAGCGGGTATGATTATTTTCATTGCACTTCAAACAATACCATCTACGGTACGCAGATGAAAGAGTTTCCGGAAGTGGATACCCTTATGGCCTGCGATATGAGTTCCGATATATTTTCCCGCAAAATAGATTTTTCAAAATTCGACCTCATTTACGCGGGTGCCCAGAAGAACATGGGGCCAGCAGGTGTCACCCTTGTTGTCGTTAAAAAAAGTATCTTAGGAAAAACAGGGCGCACCATTCCGTCTTATCTGAATTATCAGTTGCACATCGAAAAAGAGTCTATGCTGAACACCCCACCGGTATTCCCCGTATATGCATCGCTGCTCACCTTGCAACAGCTCGAAAAAAACGGGGGAATTGCCGCTGCGGAGCAACGCAATATCGCAAAAGCCCAACTGCTGTACGATGAAATCGACCGTAATCCTTATTTCGAGACTTTCTGTCGTAATGAAGACCGTTCACTCATGAACGTTTCATTCAAAATTACCGATGAGTCGAGAAAATCCGCATTTGATGAAGCCTGGAAAGCGGCCGGAATTAGCGGCCTGAACGGTCACCGCAGCCTAGGCGGTTACCGCGCCAGCCTTTATAACGCGATGCCTATTGAAAGCGTGCAGGTGCTGGTGGACGTCATGAAAAACTTTGCATAA
- a CDS encoding D-2-hydroxyacid dehydrogenase, producing MKVLANDGISDSGRIALQNAGIELIDTTVSQEHLAGFINENQVDVLLVRSATKVPAILIDACPTLKIIGRGGVGMDNIAVEHAIDKGIYVINTPKASSRSVAELVFAHFFSLARFLHESNRLMPLEGDTHFKAMKKAFSSAVELEGKTLGVIGFGGIGREVVKMGISLGMKVKVFTRKPRTETVSISFFDGQQVDFNITSGNDWDEFLADTDFISINTPKSEEYILDTPQFMKMKDGVFIVNAARGGVLNEVALLDFIDNGKIAGAALDVFENEPAPELPLLMNPNLSLSPHLGGSTRDAQQKIGAELAAQIIELKHKL from the coding sequence ATGAAAGTTTTAGCAAACGACGGAATTTCCGACTCGGGCAGGATTGCCCTTCAAAACGCAGGAATTGAGCTGATAGACACCACTGTATCCCAAGAACATCTGGCGGGTTTCATCAATGAGAACCAGGTGGATGTACTGTTGGTTCGCAGCGCCACTAAAGTACCGGCAATACTGATAGACGCTTGCCCTACCCTGAAAATCATTGGACGTGGTGGCGTTGGTATGGATAATATCGCGGTGGAACATGCCATTGACAAAGGTATTTATGTCATCAACACGCCCAAAGCATCGTCAAGATCTGTAGCAGAACTGGTATTCGCGCATTTTTTCTCCCTCGCAAGATTCCTTCATGAATCTAACCGACTGATGCCACTTGAAGGCGACACCCATTTCAAAGCCATGAAAAAAGCATTCTCATCAGCTGTAGAACTGGAGGGTAAAACGCTTGGTGTCATCGGGTTTGGTGGGATCGGTCGCGAAGTGGTTAAAATGGGTATTTCGCTGGGAATGAAGGTAAAAGTCTTCACCCGAAAGCCACGCACAGAAACCGTTTCCATCAGTTTTTTCGATGGGCAGCAAGTTGATTTCAACATCACTTCCGGCAACGACTGGGACGAGTTTCTGGCCGACACGGACTTCATCAGCATCAATACACCAAAATCCGAAGAGTACATTCTCGACACCCCACAATTCATGAAAATGAAAGACGGTGTTTTCATCGTAAACGCGGCAAGAGGCGGAGTTTTAAATGAAGTCGCGTTGCTCGATTTTATTGATAACGGGAAAATCGCAGGAGCTGCACTGGATGTTTTCGAGAACGAACCTGCGCCGGAGTTGCCTTTACTGATGAATCCCAACCTCTCCTTATCACCCCATCTTGGTGGTAGCACCCGCGATGCACAGCAAAAAATAGGTGCCGAACTCGCAGCACAAATCATTGAATTAAAACACAAACTTTAG
- a CDS encoding diacylglycerol kinase family protein produces MKKPSFYRSVQNALRGVGVMIWSERNFQIEVLALLLNVFLIIFLKLSATHSAMILLVCFAVLSAEMLNTAIEKLCDFVHPDFSKSIGIIKDVAAGAVVLLAFISVIVGVLIYSQYFFI; encoded by the coding sequence ATGAAAAAACCGTCTTTTTACCGAAGTGTACAAAATGCGCTGCGTGGTGTAGGTGTAATGATCTGGAGTGAAAGAAACTTTCAGATTGAAGTTTTGGCTTTGCTGCTGAATGTTTTTCTGATAATATTTCTAAAGCTGTCAGCTACACATTCAGCAATGATCCTGTTGGTTTGCTTTGCCGTTTTAAGTGCCGAAATGCTCAATACAGCTATTGAAAAGCTATGTGATTTCGTACATCCAGATTTCAGCAAATCTATAGGTATCATTAAAGATGTGGCTGCCGGCGCTGTCGTTCTTTTAGCCTTCATTTCGGTAATTGTTGGGGTTTTGATCTACTCACAATACTTTTTTATTTAA